From the Quercus lobata isolate SW786 chromosome 6, ValleyOak3.0 Primary Assembly, whole genome shotgun sequence genome, one window contains:
- the LOC115993687 gene encoding phosphatidylinositol transfer protein PDR17 isoform X1 translates to MFLLRKNTQTQSHPEDLSLEKDAKVSELRAALGPLSGRCLKYCNNACLRRYLEARNWNVDKAKKMLEETLKWRATYKPEEIRWKDVIVQHEIAHEGETGKAFRSNFHDMLGRTVLIMRPGMQNTNSPEDNVRHIVYLLENSILNLPEGQEQMSWLIDFTGFSLSTNISIKAARDIINILQNHYPERLALALLYNPPKIFQAFYKAVKYFLDPKTAQKVSFVYPNSKSSDNFMKTLFDLENLPCEFGGKATLKYDHEEFSRMMAEDDVKTAKLWGFDERPHHIMNGHSGAAVVQEAMPISSPAS, encoded by the exons ATGtttcttttgagaaagaatACTCAGACTCAAAGTCATCCAGAGGATCTCAGTTTGGAGAAAGATGCAAAG GTCAGTGAACTCAGGGCTGCTCTTGGACCTCTATCGGGACGTTGTTTAAAGTACTGCAATAATGCATGCCTGAGGAGATATTTAGAAGCTCGAAACTGGAATGTTGATAAGGCAAAGAAAATGTTGGAAGAAACACTCAAGTGGAGGGCCACTTATAAGCCTGAAGAAATTCGTTGG AAAGATGTCATTGTCCAGCATGAAATAGCCCATGAAGGTGAGACTGGGAAAGCGTTCAGATCAAACTTTCATGATATGCTTGGAAGGACCGTGCTTATAATGAGGCCAGGGATGCAG AACACCAATTCGCCAGAAGATAATGTTCGTCATATCGTCTATCTTTTAGAAAATTCTATACTTAACCTTCCTGAAGGACAAGAACAAATGTCCTGGTTGATAGACTTCACGGGGTTCTCATTGAGCACCAACATCTCAATCAAAGCAGCCCGTGATATTATTAACATTTTACAAAACCACTACCCTGAAAGGCTTGCTCTTGCATTACTTTACAATCCACCAAAAATTTTTCAGGCATTCTATAAG gcTGTCAAGTACTTCCTTGATCCAAAGACTGCTCAGAAGGTGAGTTTTGTCTACCCCAATAGTAAAAGTAGTGACAACTTCATGAAGACACTCTTCGATTTAGAAAATCTCCCATGTGAGTTTGGGGGAAAAGCCACTCTAAAATACGACCATGAGGAGTTCTCACGAATGATGGCTGAGGATGATGTAAAAACTGCCAAGCTCTGGGGATTTGATGAGAGGCCCCACCACATTATGAATGGGCACTCGGGAGCAGCAGTGGTGCAGGAGGCAATGCCCATTTCATCACCAGCTAGCTGA
- the LOC115993687 gene encoding CRAL-TRIO domain-containing protein C23B6.04c isoform X2: protein MFLLRKNTQTQSHPEDLSLEKDAKVSELRAALGPLSGRCLKYCNNACLRRYLEARNWNVDKAKKMLEETLKWRATYKPEEIRWHEIAHEGETGKAFRSNFHDMLGRTVLIMRPGMQNTNSPEDNVRHIVYLLENSILNLPEGQEQMSWLIDFTGFSLSTNISIKAARDIINILQNHYPERLALALLYNPPKIFQAFYKAVKYFLDPKTAQKVSFVYPNSKSSDNFMKTLFDLENLPCEFGGKATLKYDHEEFSRMMAEDDVKTAKLWGFDERPHHIMNGHSGAAVVQEAMPISSPAS from the exons ATGtttcttttgagaaagaatACTCAGACTCAAAGTCATCCAGAGGATCTCAGTTTGGAGAAAGATGCAAAG GTCAGTGAACTCAGGGCTGCTCTTGGACCTCTATCGGGACGTTGTTTAAAGTACTGCAATAATGCATGCCTGAGGAGATATTTAGAAGCTCGAAACTGGAATGTTGATAAGGCAAAGAAAATGTTGGAAGAAACACTCAAGTGGAGGGCCACTTATAAGCCTGAAGAAATTCGTTGG CATGAAATAGCCCATGAAGGTGAGACTGGGAAAGCGTTCAGATCAAACTTTCATGATATGCTTGGAAGGACCGTGCTTATAATGAGGCCAGGGATGCAG AACACCAATTCGCCAGAAGATAATGTTCGTCATATCGTCTATCTTTTAGAAAATTCTATACTTAACCTTCCTGAAGGACAAGAACAAATGTCCTGGTTGATAGACTTCACGGGGTTCTCATTGAGCACCAACATCTCAATCAAAGCAGCCCGTGATATTATTAACATTTTACAAAACCACTACCCTGAAAGGCTTGCTCTTGCATTACTTTACAATCCACCAAAAATTTTTCAGGCATTCTATAAG gcTGTCAAGTACTTCCTTGATCCAAAGACTGCTCAGAAGGTGAGTTTTGTCTACCCCAATAGTAAAAGTAGTGACAACTTCATGAAGACACTCTTCGATTTAGAAAATCTCCCATGTGAGTTTGGGGGAAAAGCCACTCTAAAATACGACCATGAGGAGTTCTCACGAATGATGGCTGAGGATGATGTAAAAACTGCCAAGCTCTGGGGATTTGATGAGAGGCCCCACCACATTATGAATGGGCACTCGGGAGCAGCAGTGGTGCAGGAGGCAATGCCCATTTCATCACCAGCTAGCTGA